In Nycticebus coucang isolate mNycCou1 chromosome 9, mNycCou1.pri, whole genome shotgun sequence, the following are encoded in one genomic region:
- the LOC128594704 gene encoding olfactory receptor 2G3-like: MEQNNETFEGDFILLGFSDQPQVEVILFVVVLISYLLTLIGNTTIIVVSCLDCKLHTPMYFFLTNLSFLDLCFTTSIVPQLLWNLKGPAKTITTTGCIIQLYVSLSLGSTECVLLTIMAFDRYVAVCRPLNYTTVMSPSFCKALAGIAWLSGVGNTLIQGTITLQLPRCGHRHLYHFLCEVPAMIKLACIDIHANEVQLFVATLVLLLLPMALILISYGFIVNAVIKIKSVKAWRKALGTCGSHLLVVSLFFGPSSAIYIQPKRSYGHSQGKFLTLFYTVVTPTLNPLIYTLRNKDVKGALKRLLRREPDSQ; this comes from the coding sequence ATGGAACAAAACAACGAAACATTTGAgggagattttattttacttggatTCTCAGATCAGCCTCAGGTAGAGGTCATCCTTTTTGTGGTAGTCTTGATATCCTATCTTCTGACCCTCATAGGCAACACAACCATCATTGTGGTCTCCTGCCTGGACTGTAAACTCCACACACCTATGTATTTCTTTCTCACAAATCTCTCCTTTCTTGACCTTTGCTTCACTACCAGCATTGTCCCACAGCTATTGTGGAACCTGAAGGGACCAGCCAAGACCATTACAACCACTGGATGTATCATACAACTCTATGTGTCCCTCTCCTTGGGTTCCACCGAATGTGTTCTCCTTACCATCATGGCATTTGACCGCTATGTAGCTGTCTGCAGACCTCTCAATTACACTACTGTCATGTCCCCATCATTTTGCAAGGCTTTAGCAGGAATAGCCTGGCTAAGTGGAGTAGGAAACACGCTCATCCAAGGCACCATCACCCTTCAGCTCCCTCGATGTGGACATCGCCATCTCTACCACTTCCTGTGTGAGGTGCCTGCCATGATCAAGCTGGCATGTATTGACATCCATGCAAATGAAGTCCAGCTTTTTGTGGCCACTTTAGTTCTCCTCCTTTTACCTATGGCTTTGATATTGATTTCCTATGGATTCATTGTGAACGCAGTGATAAAAATTAAGTCAGTCAAAGCTTGGCGCAAGGCCCTTGGGACCTGTGGTTCCCATCTATTAGTAGTCTCTCTCTTCTTTGGGCCCAGTTCAGCCATATATATTCAACCAAAGAGATCGTATGGCCACAGCCAGGGCAAATTCCTCACACTCTTTTATACTGTTGTGACTCCCACCCTCAACCCTCTCATATATACTCTGAGGAACAAGGATGTGAAAGGAGCCCTGAAGAGACTTCTGAGGAGAGAACCAGATTCCCAATAG